ttctgttTTAAGGCTAACGTGGCCTTATCTACAGGCCAAACTGTTCGCTTTCACTGCCGGTCTCCATCAGCCAATCTTTGGGCACCTGCTAAGAGTAGGGGTACCTTCGCCTAATCAGGCCGCAAGTGCTCGCTTGTGGGTGGGGCTAACACTGGACTAAGGAAAGCTAATGAGAGGGGTTTGAAAGTCTCGGTAACCGCAATGAAGGACTTATGGCCCGGCGTTCCCGGCTTTTTCTAGTGGGAGGGATCCTGCCTACCCCACATCGTCTGTAAAAGGAGCGACAACTGCCAGCCGGAGTTTCGTCGAGGAGGCAGTTTCTTGGGAAGCGGGCATTACTGAATCGCCCGCCGCCGATCTTTTTTTTGGTCCTGGGAGGGACCAGTAGATATTTGTACAAATTGCCAGAACCTGCGAGGGTGCTGCTTCGCTCACAAGAAGTCAGAAGCCGGATCAATTAAAATACATTGTGAGCAAGACGCCAGCTGGTAGTTCCTAGTGTATTTGCCTTTAGCAATGTCAGGAAAGATCTGCCTTCTATGATCTCTCCATTCCCAGCACCTCCCCGTCCTCCGCTGCGTCGCGCCCCAGACCTTGGCCTCAGGTACCTCTAGACTTTGAGCCAGGCATCATGCTGAGTGTCGTCACCCCCCGTAAAGCCAGTGATCTCGGGTTTAAAAATGCCTCGGCATTGCTGATTTTCATCCTCAGGCTGGGGGCCCTCCCTAAGCCTCTAGCTAAGCAGAGTTTGTAAATTCCCGTTTACTAGACTAAGGGTGTCTGTTCTGAACCCCTAGGCCTCTGTCAGGGCCTTTGAGCTTGTAAGGGAGAAGCTCCCTCCTTTGTGGTTAAGTGGCTCTCTTGCACCTTCACCTTCCTTCCAGCTCATCTCTTTCCTCTGTCTGCAGTAAACTGTATTTTGTTAATGAAACTTTCAAACATGACAATATGGTTAttataaaaggttttttaaagtATGTCCTCAAATTGATAAACCAGCTAACTGAATAATCAGCGTCTTTGATTTAATGTTTGAAAAGGGTGTACTGATGGCTACTTTAGAAACACTTTGCTGCCTGGTTACTCTGCTAATGTCTCTCTCTTGACACCTGACTAGGTGGTTGGGAAAGCGAGATTCTAAAGTTCAGGTGAGAGGTCTGGACTAGATACAAATTTTGGGACTCATCAACATACAAACGGtgagactggatgagatcactAAGAACTTAAACATGGTTTAATGCAGCACATTGTAATAGTAAAAGAGTGGAAACAATGTAAATTGTCATGAGAAGGGACCAGATAAAATGTTATCTATATCCATAAAATGGTGTTTtggttcaggctgctataataaaaacaCCATAGACTGTGTGCTTTAACAAcaaacatttctcacagttctggagactgaagtccaagatcaaggcactggacAGATTCAGACAGATCTGGTGTCTGATGACCCATTTCCTGCTTCATAGACTGCTGTCTTCCCTTGTGTCCTTTTATGGCAgagttgaatgaatgcatgcatgaattTTCTACACAAGCATTCaggccctctcccagccccctaGCCCACCAGAGGGCTGCCATAATTGATCCCCCATCTACAATTCCTTGACTTGGCACTGTCTGAATCAGTCAGCATGCCAGGTTTTCTCTGGCTCTTAGGAATGATGCAGGAGTGGCAAATCAGGCAGCATTATCTTTGTTCTGAACAAGGACTTCATGACTGTTAGGCCTGAGGAAGGCTCACAGGTTTTTCACTCAGGTAGTGGGTGTGACTAAAATGAGTGTGATACTATCTACATGGCTTATGAACTAAAAAAAACAGGCCAACCAAAACAGAAACTGGTCTATGGAGCAACCACACCTCCCTCCAGTGCAGGAAAACTATCCACATACTTCATTACATACGCTCTGAATGGAGGACAGGAAATTCTAATTTGCTTACTGGTGTACCCCAATGCCTACAACAGTATCAGGCACATTACGTGAAATCAATACATATCTCCTGACAGACACCAGGGCACCAGCTAAGGAAAACATAAAGTGACCACTATCCCAACCAGGCCCATTTTTGCTCCTCTGGTCATCTAGAATGCAGACTTGAACTCTCCCCATTGTCAGTTTAAATTAAGCCAGGCTCTGTACTTTTATCATTCCCCCCAAAATCTTGGAGGACAGTTATCAGGTGGGAAATGGGACCAAAAAAGCTAGGAGAATTATtgactgaaactaacacactgagGCTGAAATCAGCCttctataaaaatgatacaaaaaggAACCCAATGACAGAGGCATTTGTGAATATCTTTTTAGATGAGGATAAGCTGTTTTCCTTTTAGCCAACTTCAAGTGAATTCACATCCTTTCTCCAGCTCAGTTCTAAAGTCTGGTATGCTACTGGAATATATAATTGGACTAGGGACATTCTTGCTTAAAACCTCCTGTGGCTATAATGACAGACTAGACCAAGCAGTCCATACTTTCAACTTTAGCAAGAGAACCTCTTCACAGACCAACAGTGTCTACCCTACAAACAATCTCCTGCTACCCTGCCTGgtgattatatatgtgtgtgtatatatacacacacacatacatatacatatatgtaaaacagctttattgagatataacttacataccataaaattcacccactttaagtgtacaactcaatggattttagtatatttacttagttgtacaaccatcactacaatctatttaattttagaacatttcaatcacccttatttccattcctctgtgAAGTAAGGAAAAAAGTACAGCTAACTGCTGAGGGCTGTGTTGACACCGAAAGAGAAGGAAGTGCGTTTTCTTCGTAAACGAGATTTTAATTTCGCCTGAATTCAATGCCCTGGGTTTGCTGgcagtctgaatttttttttttcctgcggtacgcgggcctctcactgccgcggcccctcccgttgcggagcacaggctccggacgcgcaggctcagcggccatggctcacgggcccagccgctccgcggcacgtgggatcctctcggaccggggcacgaacccatgtcccctgcattggcagacggactctcaaccactgcgccaccagggaagccctagagattatttttttaatcgaGACAAATCATCCTATTAGAGGCGGTAATTTCAGTACTGTTCTCAGGACATGACTGAGAGCCATTCAGCTGTCTCGTCGGAGTCTATTTCATAACCcgtaaaaacaaatttaaaaaattctctaaatAAGGGCTTTGGCGTTTCTCGCCCGATTTCCCATCCCCCAAATTTGGGTCGCCGCGGGGAACCACATGAGATCATCAGTTCTGATTGGTTGAAATCCATGAATGGGGCTTGCTGATTGGGCAGTGCTTCTCTTTGTTCCTGCAAACCGATTCAAGTTTCTCGCCATACTTGGttcttttccacttttctttAGTAAGTTGGGAGTATCACCTTTCCCCCCTACCTGTGTCCAGTGAATGGAGGCGAGAGTGGGAGTTACATGGATATATAGACATTAATCTCCGCAATGTTTTCTGACTCAGTGGCTTTCATTTTAACCACACCATTGAGCTGCAGACTCCTGTGCCTTGGCTAATGGTTACAGCTTTCTTTTATGAGTAGTTGGGTGGCCCTGAAAAGGGCCTTTGGTTGAGAAATGCTAACTCTTAATGGCGAAATCGGAAAGCTTAATTAACCGCCGAAGCCGTAGAGAGTACGTCCCTGGCGCTTAAGCGCATAGACCACGTCCATGGCGGTGACAGTCTTGCGCTTGGCGTGCTCGGTGTAGGTGACGGCGTCCCGGATCACGTTCTCCAGGAACACTTTCAGCACCCCGCGAGTCTCTTCGTAGATGAGGCCGGAGATGCGCTTCACACCGCCACGCCGGGCCAGACGGCGGATGGCGGGTTTGGTGATGCCCTGGATGTTGTCGCGCAGAACCTTGCGGTGGCGCTTAGCGCCTCCCTTACCCAGACCCTTGCCGCCTTTGCCGCGTCCAGACATGGTTTCGAGAGAAGCAAACCAACAGCAACTGACAAAAGAAGGGAGAGCCGATCCTTATATACCTACCACCTCTCCCCCGCCCAACTCCCCCAGAGAGAATGGAAAGCGCGCAAACCGGAAGTGTGACGCCAACAGTCCCCTCCCTTAATCCCGCCTCCAAGCCCCGGGAACTTACGCGAAAGGGCGGGAAGGGCGGGGCGGGTGGGGCAGGTGGGAAGCGGTCAGTTTGACCAATAGT
This genomic interval from Lagenorhynchus albirostris chromosome 10, mLagAlb1.1, whole genome shotgun sequence contains the following:
- the LOC132527624 gene encoding histone H4 produces the protein MSGRGKGGKGLGKGGAKRHRKVLRDNIQGITKPAIRRLARRGGVKRISGLIYEETRGVLKVFLENVIRDAVTYTEHAKRKTVTAMDVVYALKRQGRTLYGFGG